A portion of the Nomia melanderi isolate GNS246 chromosome 2, iyNomMela1, whole genome shotgun sequence genome contains these proteins:
- the Dcps gene encoding decapping enzyme, scavenger: MRELDNCSKHCFEERSLKMAEVSVNTDGDACSPAKKAKLETENTSENVNNLYDVDICLSNFEVTKILDNNNSRKQICVQGVFKGHEGPSIIIFEKSQFSDDPLSLQKQLFNKETTLEKLYSNDIYGNYNCTSFKDSNGLHMRLIHPATQKHIDKFKKKELHIVDETYEIYKKVTLPHIESNNFSLQWVYNILEHKAEQENIIYEDKDEKIGFVLVNDLKWNGERNTLKLIALPFQRIQSMRELNASHLPLLKNIRDAGIKVISKKFNVPASQLRIYFHYQPSYYHLHVHFSYLMFETPGIYVEKAHLLSMVIRNLELMPDYYTKAVLSFVVVAGDPLYNKYLEEGILAKQESESNEVKSS; encoded by the exons ATGCGAGAGCTGGATAATTGTTCGAAACATTGTTTTGAAGAGAGATCGTTAAAGATGGCGGAAGTATCTGTAAACACCGACGGAGATGCGTGTTCTCCAGCTAAGAAAGCTAAATTGGAAACGGAAAATACATCTGAAAATGTGAACAATTTATACGACGTTGATATTTGTTTGTCTAATTTTGAGGTAACGAAAATATTAGATAACAATAACTCGAGAAAACAGATATGCGTTCAAGGTGTTTTCAAAGGACACGAGGGTCCAAGCATTATTATCTTTGAAAAATCGCAATTTTCAGACGATCCGCTGTCTTTGCAAAAACAGTTGTTTAATAAAGAGACAACGCTAGAAAAGCTTTACAGTAATGATATTTATGGGAATTACAACTGTACGTCGTTTAAAGACAGCAATG GTTTACATATGAGACTGATACATCCTGCGACACAGAAGCATATCGACAAATTTAAGAAGAAGGAATTGCATATCGTAGATGAAACttatgaaatttataagaaaGTTACTCTACCGCATATAGAATCAAATAATTTCTCTTTACAG TGGGTATATAATATTCTAGAGCATAAAGCGGAACAAGAAAATATCATATACGAGGATAAAGACGAGAAGATTGGATTCGTATTGGTGAATGATTTAAAATGGAACGGCGAGAGAAACACTTTGAAATTAATAGCTCTCCCATTTCAAAGAATTCAATCTATGAGAGAGCTGAACGCGTCTCACCTTCcgttgttaaaaaatattagggATGCTGGGATCAAGGTGATCtctaaaaaattcaatgtaccTGCTTCTCAACTTAGAATATATTTCCACTATCAACCGTCTTATTATCATCTTCACGtgcatttttcatatttaatgttTGAAACTCCAG GTATATACGTAGAAAAAGCACATCTTTTATCCATGGTTATAAGAAATCTCGAATTGATGCCCGACTATTATACGAAAGCTGTGCTTTCATTCGTGGTCGTTGCGGGTGATCcgttatacaataaatatctagAAGAAGGAATTTTGGCCAAACAAGAATCAGAATCTAACGAGGTGAAAAGTAGCTAG
- the UGP gene encoding UDP-glucose pyrophosphorylase isoform X2, protein MLQVVDDRKARGHQRSPSDTQAFRERTKRDALIELQQELEKLLDTTPPGELKEDLQRNFNGFTELFQRFLQEEGPSLEWDRIQKLPEDAIKDYNILPTPDGEEARALLNKLVVIKLNGGLGTSMGCHGPKSVIAVRNGLTFLDLTVQQIEYLNKTYNANVPLILMDSFNTDDDTQRIIRKYKGIDVDIYTFNQSCYPRINRDSLLPIAKHTDIAEDIEAWYPPGHGDFYESFRNSGLLKKFLKEGREYCFISNIDNLGATVDFKILKSLLDKRETSPLEFVMEVTDKTRADVKGGTLIKYEDKLRLLEIAQVPKDHVDDFKSVKTFKFFNTNNLWIKLSAIERLVESNSLNMEIIVNNKTFSNGLNIIQLETAVGAAMKSFDGSIGINVPRSRFLPVKKTSDLMLVMSNLYTLRNGSLVMSPQRMFPTTPLIKLGGNHFSKVKEFLTRFPTIPDLLELDHLTVSGDVTFGKGVTLKGTVIIIANHGERIDLPSGTILENKIVSGNLRILDH, encoded by the exons ATGCTGCAAGTGGTAGATGACAGAAAG GCACGTGGTCATCAACGCAGTCCCTCAGATACACAGGCATTTCGTGAGAGGACCAAGCGGGATGCCCTGATCGAGCTGCAACAGGAATTAGAAAAGCTTCTGGACACTACGCCTCCAGGGGAACTGAAGGAGGATCTGCAGCGCAATTTCAACGGATTCACTGAGTTGTTCCAACGTTTCCTCCAAGAGGAAGGTCCATCGCTAGAATGGGATCGCATACAGAAACTTCCAGAAGACGCG ATAAAAGATTACAATATTTTGCCAACCCCGGACGGAGAAGAAGCCAGAGCCCTTCTAAATAAATTGGTTGTTATTAAATTGAATGGTGGACTGGGAACTAGTATGGGATGCCATGGACCAAAGTCTGTGATAGCTGTTCGTAACGGACTCACATTTCTTGATCTTACTGTTCAGCAGATCGAG TATTTGAACAAAACTTATAATGCCAATGTACCTCTGATTTTAATGGATTCTTTTAATACCGATGATGATACGCAACGAATTATCAGGAAGTACAAAGGGATAGATGTTGATATTTATACGTTTAATCAAAGCTGTTATCCTCGCATCAATAGAGATTCTTTACTCCCGATTGCGAAACACACTGATATTGCGGAAGACATTGAAGC ATGGTATCCTCCTGGTCATGGAGATTTCTATGAAAGCTTCAGAAATTCAGGTTTActgaagaaatttttgaaagaa GGTCGCGAGTattgtttcatttcaaacattGATAACCTTGGCGCAACTGTTgacttcaaaattttgaaatcattATTGGACAAACGCGAAACGTCACCCCTTGAATTCGTTATGGAAGTTACCGATAAGACTCGCGCTGATGTCAAG GGTGGAACGCTAATTAAATATGAAGATAAGCTTCGCCTTCTTGAAATCGCACAAGTCCCAAAAGATCATGTAGATGACTTTAAGTCTGTGAAAACTTTCAAGTTCTTCAATACGAATAATTTGTGGATCAAGCTTAGCG CTATCGAGAGGCTAGTTGAATCGAATTCTTTAAACATGGagattattgttaataataagacTTTCTCAAATGGCCTGAACATTATTCAATTAGAAACAGCTGTGGGAGCTGCGATGAAATCATTCGATGGAAGTATCG GTATAAATGTTCCACGTAGCAGATTTTTGCCAGTAAAAAAGACCTCAGATTTAATGCTTGTTATGAGTAATTTGTATACTCTTCGCAATGGTTCCTTAGTAATGAGTCCTCAACGAATGTTCCCCACAACACCCCTTATAAAATTAGGCGGTAACCATTTCTCCAAG GTCAAAGAGTTTCTCACCAGATTCCCAACTATACCAGACCTTTTGGAGCTGGATCATTTGACGGTGTCAGGTGATGTTACTTTCGGTAAAGGTGTAACTCTGAAGGGAACGGTTATTATCATTGCAAACCACGGAGAACGCATTGATCTCCCGTCAGGCACGATCTTAGAGAACAAAATAGTTTCTGGCAATCTTCGTATTTTGGATCATTAA
- the UGP gene encoding UDP-glucose pyrophosphorylase isoform X3, which produces MSMFGKARGHQRSPSDTQAFRERTKRDALIELQQELEKLLDTTPPGELKEDLQRNFNGFTELFQRFLQEEGPSLEWDRIQKLPEDAIKDYNILPTPDGEEARALLNKLVVIKLNGGLGTSMGCHGPKSVIAVRNGLTFLDLTVQQIEYLNKTYNANVPLILMDSFNTDDDTQRIIRKYKGIDVDIYTFNQSCYPRINRDSLLPIAKHTDIAEDIEAWYPPGHGDFYESFRNSGLLKKFLKEGREYCFISNIDNLGATVDFKILKSLLDKRETSPLEFVMEVTDKTRADVKGGTLIKYEDKLRLLEIAQVPKDHVDDFKSVKTFKFFNTNNLWIKLSAIERLVESNSLNMEIIVNNKTFSNGLNIIQLETAVGAAMKSFDGSIGINVPRSRFLPVKKTSDLMLVMSNLYTLRNGSLVMSPQRMFPTTPLIKLGGNHFSKVKEFLTRFPTIPDLLELDHLTVSGDVTFGKGVTLKGTVIIIANHGERIDLPSGTILENKIVSGNLRILDH; this is translated from the exons atgTCCATGTTTGGAAAA GCACGTGGTCATCAACGCAGTCCCTCAGATACACAGGCATTTCGTGAGAGGACCAAGCGGGATGCCCTGATCGAGCTGCAACAGGAATTAGAAAAGCTTCTGGACACTACGCCTCCAGGGGAACTGAAGGAGGATCTGCAGCGCAATTTCAACGGATTCACTGAGTTGTTCCAACGTTTCCTCCAAGAGGAAGGTCCATCGCTAGAATGGGATCGCATACAGAAACTTCCAGAAGACGCG ATAAAAGATTACAATATTTTGCCAACCCCGGACGGAGAAGAAGCCAGAGCCCTTCTAAATAAATTGGTTGTTATTAAATTGAATGGTGGACTGGGAACTAGTATGGGATGCCATGGACCAAAGTCTGTGATAGCTGTTCGTAACGGACTCACATTTCTTGATCTTACTGTTCAGCAGATCGAG TATTTGAACAAAACTTATAATGCCAATGTACCTCTGATTTTAATGGATTCTTTTAATACCGATGATGATACGCAACGAATTATCAGGAAGTACAAAGGGATAGATGTTGATATTTATACGTTTAATCAAAGCTGTTATCCTCGCATCAATAGAGATTCTTTACTCCCGATTGCGAAACACACTGATATTGCGGAAGACATTGAAGC ATGGTATCCTCCTGGTCATGGAGATTTCTATGAAAGCTTCAGAAATTCAGGTTTActgaagaaatttttgaaagaa GGTCGCGAGTattgtttcatttcaaacattGATAACCTTGGCGCAACTGTTgacttcaaaattttgaaatcattATTGGACAAACGCGAAACGTCACCCCTTGAATTCGTTATGGAAGTTACCGATAAGACTCGCGCTGATGTCAAG GGTGGAACGCTAATTAAATATGAAGATAAGCTTCGCCTTCTTGAAATCGCACAAGTCCCAAAAGATCATGTAGATGACTTTAAGTCTGTGAAAACTTTCAAGTTCTTCAATACGAATAATTTGTGGATCAAGCTTAGCG CTATCGAGAGGCTAGTTGAATCGAATTCTTTAAACATGGagattattgttaataataagacTTTCTCAAATGGCCTGAACATTATTCAATTAGAAACAGCTGTGGGAGCTGCGATGAAATCATTCGATGGAAGTATCG GTATAAATGTTCCACGTAGCAGATTTTTGCCAGTAAAAAAGACCTCAGATTTAATGCTTGTTATGAGTAATTTGTATACTCTTCGCAATGGTTCCTTAGTAATGAGTCCTCAACGAATGTTCCCCACAACACCCCTTATAAAATTAGGCGGTAACCATTTCTCCAAG GTCAAAGAGTTTCTCACCAGATTCCCAACTATACCAGACCTTTTGGAGCTGGATCATTTGACGGTGTCAGGTGATGTTACTTTCGGTAAAGGTGTAACTCTGAAGGGAACGGTTATTATCATTGCAAACCACGGAGAACGCATTGATCTCCCGTCAGGCACGATCTTAGAGAACAAAATAGTTTCTGGCAATCTTCGTATTTTGGATCATTAA
- the UGP gene encoding UDP-glucose pyrophosphorylase isoform X1 has product MHNFTKLNCGNGGATLLSKGKDTQAFRERTKRDALIELQQELEKLLDTTPPGELKEDLQRNFNGFTELFQRFLQEEGPSLEWDRIQKLPEDAIKDYNILPTPDGEEARALLNKLVVIKLNGGLGTSMGCHGPKSVIAVRNGLTFLDLTVQQIEYLNKTYNANVPLILMDSFNTDDDTQRIIRKYKGIDVDIYTFNQSCYPRINRDSLLPIAKHTDIAEDIEAWYPPGHGDFYESFRNSGLLKKFLKEGREYCFISNIDNLGATVDFKILKSLLDKRETSPLEFVMEVTDKTRADVKGGTLIKYEDKLRLLEIAQVPKDHVDDFKSVKTFKFFNTNNLWIKLSAIERLVESNSLNMEIIVNNKTFSNGLNIIQLETAVGAAMKSFDGSIGINVPRSRFLPVKKTSDLMLVMSNLYTLRNGSLVMSPQRMFPTTPLIKLGGNHFSKVKEFLTRFPTIPDLLELDHLTVSGDVTFGKGVTLKGTVIIIANHGERIDLPSGTILENKIVSGNLRILDH; this is encoded by the exons ATGCACAATTTCACAAAATTAAACTGCGGCAATGGTGGGGCGACGTTACTCTCCAAAGGGAAag ATACACAGGCATTTCGTGAGAGGACCAAGCGGGATGCCCTGATCGAGCTGCAACAGGAATTAGAAAAGCTTCTGGACACTACGCCTCCAGGGGAACTGAAGGAGGATCTGCAGCGCAATTTCAACGGATTCACTGAGTTGTTCCAACGTTTCCTCCAAGAGGAAGGTCCATCGCTAGAATGGGATCGCATACAGAAACTTCCAGAAGACGCG ATAAAAGATTACAATATTTTGCCAACCCCGGACGGAGAAGAAGCCAGAGCCCTTCTAAATAAATTGGTTGTTATTAAATTGAATGGTGGACTGGGAACTAGTATGGGATGCCATGGACCAAAGTCTGTGATAGCTGTTCGTAACGGACTCACATTTCTTGATCTTACTGTTCAGCAGATCGAG TATTTGAACAAAACTTATAATGCCAATGTACCTCTGATTTTAATGGATTCTTTTAATACCGATGATGATACGCAACGAATTATCAGGAAGTACAAAGGGATAGATGTTGATATTTATACGTTTAATCAAAGCTGTTATCCTCGCATCAATAGAGATTCTTTACTCCCGATTGCGAAACACACTGATATTGCGGAAGACATTGAAGC ATGGTATCCTCCTGGTCATGGAGATTTCTATGAAAGCTTCAGAAATTCAGGTTTActgaagaaatttttgaaagaa GGTCGCGAGTattgtttcatttcaaacattGATAACCTTGGCGCAACTGTTgacttcaaaattttgaaatcattATTGGACAAACGCGAAACGTCACCCCTTGAATTCGTTATGGAAGTTACCGATAAGACTCGCGCTGATGTCAAG GGTGGAACGCTAATTAAATATGAAGATAAGCTTCGCCTTCTTGAAATCGCACAAGTCCCAAAAGATCATGTAGATGACTTTAAGTCTGTGAAAACTTTCAAGTTCTTCAATACGAATAATTTGTGGATCAAGCTTAGCG CTATCGAGAGGCTAGTTGAATCGAATTCTTTAAACATGGagattattgttaataataagacTTTCTCAAATGGCCTGAACATTATTCAATTAGAAACAGCTGTGGGAGCTGCGATGAAATCATTCGATGGAAGTATCG GTATAAATGTTCCACGTAGCAGATTTTTGCCAGTAAAAAAGACCTCAGATTTAATGCTTGTTATGAGTAATTTGTATACTCTTCGCAATGGTTCCTTAGTAATGAGTCCTCAACGAATGTTCCCCACAACACCCCTTATAAAATTAGGCGGTAACCATTTCTCCAAG GTCAAAGAGTTTCTCACCAGATTCCCAACTATACCAGACCTTTTGGAGCTGGATCATTTGACGGTGTCAGGTGATGTTACTTTCGGTAAAGGTGTAACTCTGAAGGGAACGGTTATTATCATTGCAAACCACGGAGAACGCATTGATCTCCCGTCAGGCACGATCTTAGAGAACAAAATAGTTTCTGGCAATCTTCGTATTTTGGATCATTAA
- the LOC116425820 gene encoding uncharacterized protein LOC116425820 isoform X1, translating to MEKAKKRLELLHCSKSQNVLRNLMLRDFGFCTVHKPSAQLELIAETNLVLKNHKELKCELPGIPKATFLMVFSPDGTKMASTHGNHNVYITEVTTGKHIRTLSGHPRTPWCIAFHPSSSEILASGCLGGQVRVWDLSDGSKVWNTENQTIIASLAFHPTKRLLVIATCNALYFWDWTAPEPYDVATTRTHEEKVRYVAFDNLGRKLITGIANMRRILSGEPLDRKRRIMNDRSANGLTSENTEFRSLSLNSNVPDDYAPVCRPFNAFEVKSHRVQAWDFSNGETPDIYNYRKNIVVQHCNIRNDATIDISSDGKLLTTLFPCGRLDWKNILEGYSLQWESLGDRIYSTHIYNESAVSVSISPTQQHLLVGLAWEPNRTKPISMALIYQLIDKENQNEDQTSDGIVLIRKLLQDNRQIPNNSSLNCIRWVPRPGQGLVYATNTGELNILY from the exons ATGGAGAAAGCCAAAAAAAGATTGGAACTGCTCCATTGCAGTAAATCGCAGAATGTGTTGCGCAATTTAATGCTCAGAGACTTTGGATTTTGCACGGTACATAAACCTAGCGCGCAATTGGAATTAATAGCCGAAACAAATCTTGTTCTGAAGAATCATAAAGAATTG aaatgCGAATTACCTGGGATTCCTAAAGCAACGTTTTTAATGGTTTTCAGCCCTGACGG aacCAAAATGGCATCAACACATGGGAACCATAATGTTTATATTACCGAAGTTACAACTGGGAAACATATTAGAACGCTTTCTGGTCATCCACGTACCCCGTGGTGCATCGCGTTTCATCCTTCCTCCAGTGAAATTTTAGCTTCCGGTTGTTTAGGCGGTCAAGTTCGTGTTTGGGATTTAAGC GATGGCAGCAAAGTTTGGAATACCGAAAATCAGACAATCATAGCGTCTCTTGCCTTTCACCCGACCAAAAGATTACTTGTTATAGCAACATGTAACGCGTTATATTTTTGGGACTGGACCGCGCCTGAACCTTACGATGTAGCGACTACCAGAACTCATGAAGAAAAAGTAAG ATACGTGGCATTTGATAATTTGGGAAGGAAACTAATCACAGGCATTGCGAATATGCG CCGTATACTTTCAGGTGAGCCGCTCGACAGGAAAAGACGAATAATGAATGATAGGAGCGCTAATGGATTGACCAGCGAAAATACCGAATTCAGAAGTCTATCGCTGAATTCAA ATGTACCAGATGATTATGCGCCTGTATGTCGACCTTTTAATGCTTTCGAAGTTAAAAGTCATCGTGTTCAAGCGTGGGACTTTTCTAACGGGGAAACACctgatatttataatt ACAGGAAGAATATTGTTGTCCAACATTGTAACATTCGCAATGATGCCACCATAGACATTTCTTCAGATGGAAAGTTATTGACGACTCTGTTCCCGTGTGGTAGACTCGactggaaaaatattttag AAGGTTACAGTTTGCAATGGGAATCATTAGGGGACAGAATTTATTCTACGCACATATACAATGAATCTGCGGTTTCTGTGTCGATTTCCCCAACGCAACAGCATTTGTTGGTGGGTCTTGCATGGGAACCTAATCGAACGAAACCGATTTCCATGGCTCTGATTTATCAATTGATAGACAAGGAAAATCAAAACGAGGACCAGACGTCCGATGGAATTGTGCTCATCCGAAAATTATTACAGGACAACAGACAGATCCCTAATAATTCAAGTTTAAATTGCATTCGATGGGTACCACGGCCTGGACAAGGATTGGTTTACGCTACCAATACTGGGGAATTGAATATTCTCTATTGa
- the LOC116425820 gene encoding activating molecule in BECN1-regulated autophagy protein 1A isoform X2, with protein MEKAKKRLELLHCSKSQNVLRNLMLRDFGFCTVHKPSAQLELIAETNLVLKNHKELKCELPGIPKATFLMVFSPDGTKMASTHGNHNVYITEVTTGKHIRTLSGHPRTPWCIAFHPSSSEILASGCLGGQVRVWDLSDGSKVWNTENQTIIASLAFHPTKRLLVIATCNALYFWDWTAPEPYDVATTRTHEEKVRYVAFDNLGRKLITGIANMRRILSDVPDDYAPVCRPFNAFEVKSHRVQAWDFSNGETPDIYNYRKNIVVQHCNIRNDATIDISSDGKLLTTLFPCGRLDWKNILEGYSLQWESLGDRIYSTHIYNESAVSVSISPTQQHLLVGLAWEPNRTKPISMALIYQLIDKENQNEDQTSDGIVLIRKLLQDNRQIPNNSSLNCIRWVPRPGQGLVYATNTGELNILY; from the exons ATGGAGAAAGCCAAAAAAAGATTGGAACTGCTCCATTGCAGTAAATCGCAGAATGTGTTGCGCAATTTAATGCTCAGAGACTTTGGATTTTGCACGGTACATAAACCTAGCGCGCAATTGGAATTAATAGCCGAAACAAATCTTGTTCTGAAGAATCATAAAGAATTG aaatgCGAATTACCTGGGATTCCTAAAGCAACGTTTTTAATGGTTTTCAGCCCTGACGG aacCAAAATGGCATCAACACATGGGAACCATAATGTTTATATTACCGAAGTTACAACTGGGAAACATATTAGAACGCTTTCTGGTCATCCACGTACCCCGTGGTGCATCGCGTTTCATCCTTCCTCCAGTGAAATTTTAGCTTCCGGTTGTTTAGGCGGTCAAGTTCGTGTTTGGGATTTAAGC GATGGCAGCAAAGTTTGGAATACCGAAAATCAGACAATCATAGCGTCTCTTGCCTTTCACCCGACCAAAAGATTACTTGTTATAGCAACATGTAACGCGTTATATTTTTGGGACTGGACCGCGCCTGAACCTTACGATGTAGCGACTACCAGAACTCATGAAGAAAAAGTAAG ATACGTGGCATTTGATAATTTGGGAAGGAAACTAATCACAGGCATTGCGAATATGCG CCGTATACTTTCAG ATGTACCAGATGATTATGCGCCTGTATGTCGACCTTTTAATGCTTTCGAAGTTAAAAGTCATCGTGTTCAAGCGTGGGACTTTTCTAACGGGGAAACACctgatatttataatt ACAGGAAGAATATTGTTGTCCAACATTGTAACATTCGCAATGATGCCACCATAGACATTTCTTCAGATGGAAAGTTATTGACGACTCTGTTCCCGTGTGGTAGACTCGactggaaaaatattttag AAGGTTACAGTTTGCAATGGGAATCATTAGGGGACAGAATTTATTCTACGCACATATACAATGAATCTGCGGTTTCTGTGTCGATTTCCCCAACGCAACAGCATTTGTTGGTGGGTCTTGCATGGGAACCTAATCGAACGAAACCGATTTCCATGGCTCTGATTTATCAATTGATAGACAAGGAAAATCAAAACGAGGACCAGACGTCCGATGGAATTGTGCTCATCCGAAAATTATTACAGGACAACAGACAGATCCCTAATAATTCAAGTTTAAATTGCATTCGATGGGTACCACGGCCTGGACAAGGATTGGTTTACGCTACCAATACTGGGGAATTGAATATTCTCTATTGa
- the LOC116425821 gene encoding uncharacterized protein LOC116425821, whose product MMLHNANVKLCRLCGKEKLQGTDLFTDKIKGTVLISIINKYFSKEVMNISNSDTFSKYVCIDCEQKICTFDEFYIMVANVQKQLAAPSLEIDFTESMLCQLKANDTVSKNPLGKQGSRKSICPICAKSFRCQAHLNRHKRIHTGQRPFICNICRMSFNQQEILMKHIERHEGKKQFQCANCHQSFRYKVSLKSHMINFHMDVEKSANNQNLQIGNSSFTCSDCGKQFVTKYKLQRHSRCHTGERPYHCNFCMKTFSQTSNLKMHQVKYHQLPGSLTELRGQIQYTNQIVNCDVPVTLNNYNTVNMSETELQNTINETINSTEQSGSYVSKIYENPLYIDDEIETILDRDLDQLGQSKYSTNLQDKVSLCLKQPETPELLHSLLYDDG is encoded by the exons ATGATGCTACATAATGCAAATGTAAAGTTATGCAGACTTTGCGGCAAAGAAAAACTGCAAGGCACAGATTTATTTACAGATAAAATTAAAGGGACTGTTTTAATCtctattataaacaaatatttctcaaagGAG GTAATGAACATTTCAAATTCTGATACATTCTCCAAATATGTTTGTATCGATTGCGAACAAAAAATTTGTACATTcgatgagttttatataatggtAGCAAATGTACAGAAACAACTTGCTGCTCCGTCattggaaattgattttactGAG AGTATGCTATGTCAATTGAAAGCAAATGATACAGTATCGAAAAATCCTTTAGGAAAACAAGGTTCAAGAAAAAGCATATGTCCAATATGTGCTAAAAGCTTCAGGTGTCAGGCACATTTGAATAGACATAAACGGATTCACACAGGGCAACGACCGTTTATTTGTAAT ATTTGTAGAATGTCTTTCAATCAGCAAGAAATATTGATGAAACATATAGAAAGGCACGAAGggaaaaaacaatttcaatgcGCGAATTGTCATCAATCGTTCCGTTATAAAGTATCATTGAAGTCTCATATGATAAACTTTCACATGGATGTGGAGAAGTCTGCtaataatcaaaatttacaAATAGGAAATAGTTCGTTTACTTGTTCAGACTGTGGTAAAcaatttgtaacaaaatataagCTACAGAGACATTCGCGGTGTCATACAGGAGAAAGACCTTATCATTgcaatttttgtatgaaaacaTTTTCGCAAACTAGTAATTTGAAAATGCACCAGGTGAAGTATCATCAGTTACCCGGTTCTTTGACCGAACTGAGAGGGCAGATTCAATATACTAATCAGATAGTTAATTGTGATGTACctgtaacattaaataattataatacggTTAATATGTCTGAGACAGAATTGCagaatacaataaatgaaacgaTAAATTCTACGGAACAGAGCGGTTCATACGTATCGAAGATTTATGAAAATCCGTTGTACATCGATGACGAAATTGAAACGATTTTAGATCGCGATCTTGATCAACTGGGACAAAGCAAATACTCTACTAACTTGCAGGACAAAGTATCTCTCTGCTTGAAACAACCGGAGACTCCGGAATTACTACACAGTTTACTGTACGATGATGGATAG